A region of the Flavobacteriaceae bacterium MAR_2010_188 genome:
ACAACGCAGCAGATTTGCTGAATAATATGAATATTTAAAACCTAAGAAAATGACTAATAATAAAAAACACCTTCATAATCTTGATGAACTTTCGGATTATAAAGTAGCAGATGGATATCCGAATGTTAAAGGTTGGTCCGTTAAAGATAAAGATAACCGAGTTATAGGTGAAGTAGAGAATCTATTGGTTAATCTAGAAGCTCAACGAGTGGTATATCTTGATGTAGAAGTAGATAAAACTATTCTTGATGCTAATTATGACCCATACTCTTCTTCAGCTCATTCTGAAGTAAGAGAATTCATAAATAAAGACGGAGAAAATCACGTTATAATTCCTATTGGATTGGTGGATATTAATGAAGCTCAGAAATTTGTATATACCCAGACCGTAGACCACCGTACTTTTGCTGAAACTAAGCGATATAGACAAGGCAGCGACATTAATAGAAATTATGAAGTGGCAGTCCTCGATTCCTATAACAGACATGACGATAAGAACCAACTTAGCGAAGACCAAGTTAGATCTATTGTCCGAGATGAAGTTAAAGGATTAGATACTACCAATAGTAAAGAGAAGGAATATCGAAATGATAATAAGGTAAGAGAAATTGTTCGGGATGAAGTTCATTCTATCGATTCTACCAAGAGCCGAAGTGAATATATTGAGGATGAAATCGCTAGTCTTGAAGAGAGAAAAAATTCTAGACTCTCAGATGATAGAAAGAGGCTTCATAGAGATGATTTTGACAGGAAGGATTCAGATCATAAAGACCATAAAGGTTTAGATTTCGACCACGATAATGACGGGAATCCAAATATTACGGATCCAGACTATTATAAAGAAAAAGGTAGAAAGCTAAAAAATACAGATTTCGACCATGATAATGATGGGAACCCAAATATTACGGATCCAGATTATTATACCCGAGATAAATCTAAAGGTAGAAGAACGGATTTTGATCATGATAATGATGGAAACCCTAACATATCCGACAGAGATAATTACGACAGAGATAAGTCAAACTCTAGAAGAAACGATTTTGATGATGATAACGATGGAAATCCAAATATAACAGATCGCGATTATTTCGATAAAGATCGTTCTAAGAACAAAGGAATTGACTTTGATAATGACAATGACGGCAATCCTAATATAACAGACCCAGATTATTACGAGGAAAAGTTAAAAGGCAGCAAACATTATGATAGTGATAACGATGGGATTCCAGACGATATGGATTCTGATACTTATGATAATGATTTAGAGAGAAGACGTCGCAATAATGACATAGATGATGATGACGATTTCTATGATAGAAGAGAATTTAGAAACCAAAGATTCCGCAAGGATTAACTGTCACATTTATTGAAAAAAATAATGCCCTCCAAATGGAGGGCTTTATCATTTAGGACTGAAACCCCAACATTGAAAGATTTTATAATAAAAGACTTAATTTTATAGCAAAGAAAAATTATGAAAATGAAAAATTTATTTAGTTGCGCTACTCTTTTGTTTTTAATGAGCATTAGCTGCACTGACGAATCAAAAAATACCGATACCGCAGAAGAAACTACTCAAGCATCAAAAGATAGTATCAAAAATGAAGAAGCCGAAAATAAGAACGGCTACGAGATTATAGTACCAGATTTATCAATTGCTTGGGGATTTGTTTTTCTTCAAGATGAATCTATGCTTATTGGAGAACAAAATGGCGATTTAATCCTTTTTAAAGATGGGAAAAAGTCTGATGTCACTGGTATGCCAGAAGTCTATCATCGTGGTCAGGGAGGATTGTTAGACATAAAACTTCATCCTAATTATAAAGATAACGGGTATATCTATATCACCTACGCGTCGCCGACGGGCAGCGGAGATGGTGGTAACACCGCAATCATGAGAACCAAATTAAATGGCACTGCATTAACTGATCAAAAGGTACTTTATAAGGCTGAACCTAATACAACTGCAGGACAACATTTTGGTTCTAGAATCGCTTTTGATGATGAGGGTTACCTTTACTTTTCAGCGGGAGAACGTGGCAATAGGGATGACAACCCACAGGACATCACCAGAGATAACGGTAAGATTTATCGTCTTAAGGATGATGGCACTATCCCTAATGACAATCCTTTTTATAACCAGAGCGGTGCTAAAAAAGCAATCTATTCTTACGGACACAGAAACCCACAAGGAATGGATATTCACCCCACAACAAGAAAGATTTGGACTCATGAACATGGACCTCGTGGTGGTGACGAAATAAATATCATTAAAAAAGGAGCAAACTATGGTTGGCCAGTAATCAGTTATGGAATCAATTACGATGGAACTCCTTTTACCGACATAACCGCGAAAGAAGGCATGGAACAACCTATACATTATTGGGATCCATCTATTGCACCTAGCGGAATGGCTTTTATAACTAGCGATAAATATCCAGGTTGGAAAGGAAATCTATTGATTGGCTCATTAAAATTTCAGTATGTTGCCAATTGTTTTATAAATGGTGATAAGGTTACCAAAGAAGAAAAGTTGCTGGAAGGTATTGGTAGGGTTAGAACGATTAATCAAGGACCAGACGGATATATCTATGTGAGCGTAGAAAATGTTGGTATTGTTAAATTGCTTCCTAAATAATTCAAACGGTTATTAACAAATTGGTTGCATTTTGCATTGAATAAGTTTAGTAGTTCGAAGCTATCCGTAAAGATGTAATTGGTTAAATTTGCCCGAACCATAATTGATTTTAATGCTCATAATTGGAATAGCCGGTGGCACAGGATGCGGTAAAACTACTGTAGTTAAGCAAATCCTCAATGAATTACCAAAAGGCCAAGTGGGGGTTATTTCCCAAGATTCTTATTATAAGGATACAAGTCATTTAGCGTATGAAGAAAGGATAGCCATAAATTTTGACCATCCCCGTTCTATCGATTTTGAATTATTAGAAGAACATCTTCAGCAATTAAGGCTAGGAAAATCAATTGAGCAGCCGGTTTACTCTTTCATAGAACATAACCGAACTGGCGACACTGTAACCACAAGACCCAGAAATGTAATGATTGTTGAAGGGATATTAATCCTGACCAATCCAGAATTACGGGAAATGTTCGATATAAAAATTTTTGTGCATGCAGATAGTGATGAGCGTTTAATTAGAAGATTAAAACGAGATATTACTGAAAGAGGTCGGGATTTGGATGAAGTTTTAAATCGTTATCAGAACACTTTAAAACCGATGCATCAACAATTTATCGAGCCGATGAAAGAATACGCCGATATCATAATTCCTAATAATAAATACAACACTGTTGCAGTTGATATTGTGAGAACCATCATTAATCATAGATTATAGTGACAAAAAAGAAGAATCCAAATAGTAAATATTACAAACCGTTTAAGAATATGTTTGTGATTATTTTATTGGCATTCGCAGTATGGATGTTTTTCTTCGATGCTAACTCATGGCTAATCCATCACGAGCTAAACAACGATATTGATGATTTAGAACAAGAAAAAGAATACTACCAAAAGGAAATTGCTAAGGATAATAAGTCAATCAAAGAACTTAGTACGGACGACGGTATAGAAAAATTAGCTAGGGAAAAGTATTATATGAAGAAGGAGAACGAAGAAATCTATATTATCGAATATGAAGATAGTATTGCAAATGACGATGACTAATGGCAGATTCTCTTTTTGATGAGTTTTCTAAAGTTTCAACAAAACAGTGGAAACAGCAGATTCAATTTGATTTAAATGGTCTAGATTATAACAATGCCCTAATTTGGAATAGCCCCGAAGGAATTGATGTAAAGCCTTTTTACAATGAGGATGATGCGGTCTTTCATGAAAAAGATTCACCAGAAGCCGAAAAAAGGGAATGGTTTATCACAGATTCTATCTTTGTCGCGGATGTTTCCAGGTCTAATGAAAATGCGCTAGATAAAATAGAGAGAGGAACAGAATCCATAAAATTTATTATTCCTGACGAAAACGTCGACTTCTCTTTACTAATTAAAGGCATCAATCCTACAACCTGTAAAATTCAGTTAGAGTGTTTGTTCTTGTCTTCAAACTATGTTCAAAAAATTCAAAAGGAACATAAGGAAATCTTATTTCATACGGATATAATCGGCAATTTGGCCCGTTCGGGCAATTGGTTCAAGAATTTAAAGGAAGATTATGCAGAGCTTTCTTCAATTTCAAAATCATCAAATTCTATTTCTATTGATACTACATTGTATCAAAATGCTGGCGGACTTATCCAGCAACAACTTGCTTATGGCTTGGCTCATTTGAATGAATACCTCAACTATTTTGAAACTAACAAATTGTTTAAAGATGAATTGAATGTTCATTTTAAAATCGCTGTCGGTTCAAACTATTTTTTCGAAATAGCCAAGGTTCGGGCTTTGCGGATATTGGTTAAAGAACTTTCGGTTTTATACAATTTCAAAATTAATCTCAAAGTTCACGCAATCCCTTCAAAAAGAAATAAAACTATTTACGATTACAATACCAATCTACTAAGAACTACGACGGAATGTATGAGCGCCATCATTGGAGGTATAGATTTTATTGAAAATCTTCCTTACGATGCTCTTTATCATAAAAACAACGAATTCGGAGACAGGATTGCTAGAAACCAATTGCTTATCCTAAAGCATGAAAGCGGGTTCGAAGAGACCGCAAATTCAGTTGAAGGGTGTTATTATATCGAATCCATCACCAAGCAACTAGCAGAAAAAGCCCTTACAATTTTTAAGGAAATTGAAAAAAACGGTGGCTTTCTAGAAAATTTGAAGACGAATAAACTTCAATCAAAAATCAAAGAATCCGCGGATAAAGAACAAAGTCGTTTTGATTCTGATGAGAAAAAATTGGTGGGTACCAACTTTGTCATTAATACAAAAGATAGGATGAAGGATGAGCTTCAACTTTACCCATTCATTAAAAGACATGCGCGTAAAACACTGATTCAACCAATTATTGAACGCCGACTGTCCGAAGAGTTAGAGAAAAAGAGATTAGAAGAAGAAAATTAAATATTAGAAAATTACGATGAAGATTAGATATATAAGTTTGCTTTCCCTTTGCCTGCTCTTGGCCGTTGGGTGTAATGATGAGGAAAAGAAAACAGAAAAGCCAACCACCGTTGTTTCTGAACCAAAAGAAAACATCAATCAATTTTTACTAGAAGAAGATGGAATCAAGATTACTCTTCCTGACGGTTTTCAACGTTATTCGGCGGTAGATTTTCAGACCTATCTAAAAGAAAATTATAAGAAAGAGGAATTGAATTTTGAAAGTGAAAGATTCAAACAACTCCGAAATATGGATGGCACACTTTACATTTTTGTGAATCTAGAGAACCATTCGGTATATACCATCAACAGTACGCCGCCCACAGATTTAGACAATATAGATGCTCAGGATTTATTGGGAATGGTTCAGTCCAAACACGCTGAGGTAGAAAAAGTAACCAATAGGAAATACGAAAAGGTGACCGCGAAATTCAGCGACCTATCGTCAAATAAAATCTTTAAAGCAGTTTATAAAGTTACCGGTAAGGATATTAAAGAGCCACTTTATTCTCATTCCTATATTATTAGCAACGCTGGTAAAACTTTATATATCAACCTTTATTCGCCTGGTGAATTAGATTTTGATCCATATATTGAAAAAATGAGATTTTAATGCCTAGAAAAGATGTTCAAAGTATAAATCTGAAGACTTCAACCCTAACTAAGGGAAATGTAGAAGATACTCCTTACGAACATCAGGGTTTTGCTGCTGGCATTGTGCCTTATTTGCGTGGCCCATATTCTACTATGTACGTTATACAACCTTGGACTATTAGGCAATACGCCGGGTTTTCTACAGCAGAAGAAAGCAATTCGTTTTATAGAAGAAATCTAGCCGCAGGTCAAAAAGGATTGTCCGTTGCGTTCGATTTACCTACCCATCGTGGATACGATTCTGATCACGAAAGAGTAGTAGGTGATGTTGGTAAGGCTGGCGTAGCGATAGATTCGGTGGAAGATATGAAGATTCTCTTCGACCAGATTCCGCTAGACAAAATGTCGGTTTCAATGACCATGAACGGGGCGGTTCTTCCTATTATGGCATTTTATATCGTCGCCGCAGAAGAACAAGGTGCTGATATTAGAAATCTTTCTGGAACTATTCAAAACGATATCTTAAAGGAGTTTATGGTGAGGAATACTTACATCTACCCTCCTTCTCCTTCTATGAGAATTATTTCGGACATTTTTGAGTACACCAGTAAAAACATGCCTAAATTTAATAGCATTAGTATTTCTGGCTACCACATGCAAGAAGCTGGGGCAACTCCAGAAATCGAACTGGCCTACACTCTTGCAGATGGACTGGAATATATTAGAACAGGTCTCGCCGCAGGTATGGACATTGACACCTTTGCTCCTCGCCTTTCCTTTTTCTGGGGAATCGGTATGGAACATTTTAAGGAAATTGCAAAGATGCGTGCAGCAAGAGTGCTTTGGGCAAAATTGGTGAAGCAATTTAATCCTAAGAACATCAAATCGATGTCACTGCGAGCGCATTGTCAGACTAGTGGATGGAGTCTTACTATGCAAGATCCGTTTAATAATGTTGCCAGAACCTGTATAGAAGCAACTTCGGCGATTTTTGGTGGAACTCAAAGTCTTCATACTAATGCGTTGGATGAAGCAATTGCCCTGCCCACCGATTTCTCGGCAAGAATTGCAAGAAATACCCAAGTTTATCTTCAATATGAAACTGAAATAACGAAAACAGTTGACCCTTGGGCCGGAAGCCATTTAGTCGAAAAACTTACGGATGAAATCATTAAAAACGCATGGGAGTTAATTGAAGAAGTTGAAGAATTAGGCGGAATGACAAAAGCTATTGAAGCGGGCATACCGAAAATGAGAATAGAGCAAGCTGCAGCAAGAAAACAAGCCAGAATTGATAGCGGGATTGATATTATTGTGGGAGTTAACAAATTTCAGCTTGAAGAAGAAGACCCAATCACCACTTTGGAAGTTGATAATCAATCGGTGAGGTTGCAGCAAATAAATCGCCTAAACCAAATCAAAGAACAAAGAGATGCATTATCAGTCAAAGAATCTTTAGAAAAGCTGAAGCATTCTGCGAAAAAAGGAGAAGGAAATTTATTAGCTTTAGCTGTTGATGCAGCGAGAAATAGAGCAACCTTGGGAGAGATAAGCGATGCGCTAGAAGAAGCATTTGGCAGGCATAAGGCACAAATAAAATCATTTTCTGGAGTGTATAGCAAGGAAATTAAAAACGACGATTCTTTTGAAAAAGCAAAACAGCTATCTGATCAGTTCGCAGAGATGGATGGACGTAGACCACGGATTATGGTTGCAAAAATGGGCCAAGACGGCCATGATCGTGGCGCCAAAGTTGTCGCAACAAGTTATGCCGATCTCGGTTTTGATGTCGATATAGGTCCATTGTTTCAAACACCTCAAGAAGTTGCTAAGCAAGCGGTAGAAAATGATGTACACGTACTCGGGATATCATCACTTGCGGCAGGTCATAAAACATTGGTGCCTCAAGTAATTGAAGAACTAAAAAATTACGGCAGGGAAGATATAATGGTAATTGTTGGAGGTGTTGTGCCTAAACAAGATTATCAATTTCTATTCGACGCGGGAGTTATGGCGGTTTTCGGGCCAGGAACAAAAATCAGCGAAACCGCAATTACGATATTAGAAATATTGATGCAATCTCATCAAGAATAGATTAGAGGATTCTATTCTAACTTTATCAAATTCAACTACTTTTTAAAGTGGTCTTCACGTCTTTGAACGCTTATTTAAAATTTATACTGCGAAGATTCCTATCTTTCCTTTTAACTTATATAGAAAAATTCCTTCAAATTACTTATATTGTAATTTACATTATACAAAAAAGTTCAACAAAAAACTCCACAATTTGAAAACTCTGAAAATTAATTTTAGCTACGCCTTGGCGTTTGCCTGTTCATTCTTATTCCTGACCTGCAAAGAAACCAAGACGGTAGTTACAAGCACTCCGCAACAGGAAACCACAGTTATTAAGACCGAGGTCGATGCGGTAAAAGACATTCCTTTTAATCCAGAGGTAAAAAAAGGAACATTATCCAATGGCCTTACCTATTATATTAAAAATAATGATAAACCAGAAGATAAAGTAGAGCTGCGATTAGTGGTTAACGCTGGTTCAATTCTAGAAGATGATGATCAGTTAGGTCTTGCCCATTTCATGGAACACATGAATTTTAATGGAACCAAGAATTTTGAAAAAAATGAGCTGGTAGATTATCTACAAAGTATAGGAGTGAAATTTGGAGCGCATCTCAACGCCTATACAAGTTTTGATGAAACCGTTTACATCTTACCAATTCCAAGCGACGATCCAGAAAAACTTGAAAAAGGTTTTCAGATTTTGGAAGATTGGGCGCACAATGCTCTTCTAACCGATGAAGAAATTGATAAAGAACGTGGTGTAGTGTTAGAAGAATATAGATTAGGTCAAGGAGCAAGCGAGAGAATGATGCAGAGATATCTCCCAAAAGTTATGTATGGCTCAATGTATGCTAAGCGTTTGCCAATTGGGACTAAAGAAAATTTAGAAAACTTTGAATATGAAAGTCTAAGACGATTTTACAAGGACTGGTATTGTCCGGATTTAATGGCAGTAGTTGCCGTGGGAGACATTGATGTTGCAACTTTAGAAGCTAAAATAAAATCCCATTTCGGCTCAATTCCAAAACCGACGAGTCCGAAACCAAGAAAGTCTTTCGAAGTGCCAAACCACCAAGAAACACTTATCGCGATAGAATCAGATAAGGAATCTTCCTATAGTCAGGTTCAGGTTTTGTTTAAAGACCCAAAAGTTCCGACTCCAGATACAACAATAGAAGATTACAAAAAACTAGTCAAAGAATGCTTATTCGCTCAAATGATTAATAATCGTCTCGAAGAACTAGTGAACAGCTCCAATCCACCATTTGTGTACGGTTATAGTTATTATGGCGGAACTTGGGCAAGAAATAAAAATGCTTACCAATCCTTTGCAATGACTTCCGAAACAGGTCAGCTCAATGCGCTAAAAACATTGTTGGTCGAGAACGAAAGGGTTAGAAAGCACGGCTTCTTTGAAGCTGAATTAGAAAGAGCTAAAAAGGATATTATTTCTAGACTTGAAAAGTCTTACAAAGATAAAGACAAAACAGAATCTAGCAGATTGGTAGATGAATATGTCTACAATTATCTTGAAGACGTGCCAATGCCGGGAATAGAATGGGAATATAAATATTATCAAACCGTATTGCCTACCATCAAAATAACTGACATAAATGGATTAATTGACAACTATTTAAGAGAAGATAATAGAGTAATTGTTTTAACAGGTCCAGAGAAAGAAGGTCTTAGCTTAGTTACAGAACAAGAAATAAACGGAATGTTGTCTGCCTTAAAGACAATGGACATTGCTCCTTATGAAGATCAAGTGGTTGCAACCTCGCTGATTACCGAAGCTCCAACTGCGGGTAAAATATTAAGCGAAACCAAAAATGAAAAACTCGGTACAACAACACTTAAATTGAGTAATGGGGCAACTGTTACCTATAAGGTGACAGACTACAAGAATGACGAAATTCTGTTCGACGCCTTCAGCTACGGAGGAACCTCACTCTACTCGATAGAAGACTATAAAAAAATTGGGTATGCAAATGGTGGTCTAAGTGAAGCCGGCATAAATGGATTTGATAAAACTGCTTTAGGAAAGATGATGTCAGGTAAAATTGTAAATGTTAGACCGAGTATCGGTACTTATAGCGAAGGCATTTCTGGAAGCTCAACGCCAAAGGATTTAGAAGAACTTTTTCAAATGACGCATTTATATTTTACAGCACTAAATAAAGACCAAAAGGCATTTGACTCATTTGTTGAAAAACAAAATGCTTTTCTATCGAACATGATGTCTAATCCTCAAAATTATTTTTCCAATGAAATGGGTAAATATATGTATGGGGATAACCCAAGATATTTAGGTTTTCCGACACCCGAAAGTATGAGCGCTTCCGATTATAACTTGGCTTATGAAAAATATATAGAGCGCTTTGAAGATGCAGGAGATTTTAAATTTTATTTCGTTGGTAATATTGATGAACCTAAATTTAAGGATTATGTGACCAAATATATTGCTAGTCTTCCAACCACTAATTCTAACGAAAAATATGTTGTAGATGAATTTAGGCCGCTTACAGGATCACATAAGAAAGTTGTAGAAAAAGGTCAGGATCCAAAAAGCTCTGTGCGTATCACCTATCATGGACCAACTGAATACAACGCAAAGGAAGACCACGCCCTGGCAAGCTTAGGTGAGATTCTTTCAATTAAGTTAACTGAAAAATTACGTGAAGAAGAAGGAGGGGTTTATGGTTCTGGTGTTCGAGGAAATATTTCTAAAACTCCTTACGGGTGGTTCACTTTTAATATCTCGTTTCCTTGTGGACCAGAGAATGTTGAAAAGCTGACTGCTGCAACTTTAGCAGAAGTAGATAAACTGATCAAGGAAGGTCCGACTGAAAAAGATTTGGCGAAAATCAAAGAATCCCAGCTTTTAGAATACAAGGAAGACCTTAAACAAAACAGATTTTGGTTGAATACTTTAAAGAATGCGGATTATGAAAAAAAGGATGCCGCTAAAATTTTTGAGTTCGAAAAAAATGTAAATAGCATGACCAAGGACTATTTACAAACTGTAGCAAAAAAATATCTTACAACTGGCTATTCTAGGAATTCATAACCCAAAGACAATGTAAATAATTGAAAATTATTCTTATAAAAGGCAGCTATTCGCTGCCTTTTTTGTTGACCACTTGTTAACAACTATGCTTTAGATAACGTCTATTTAATTGTACTTTTACCGAGATAAAATCAAATCGATTAATGGGTAAAATCATTGCCATTGCGAATCAAAAAGGTGGAGTAGGAAAAACCACAACCTCTATAAATTTAGCCGCTTCATTGGGTGTTTTAGAGAAAAAGGTTTTGTTGATAGATGCGGATCCGCAAGCGAATGCAACATCTGGTCTAGGCATCGATGTAGAAGGTGTAGAAGTTGGTAGTTATCAACTTTTTGAACATACCGTAGAAGCCAAAGACTGCATTCTTAAAACAGAATCTCCCAATCTCGATATCATACCGGCGCATATAGATTTAGTCGCTATAGAAATTGAATTGGTAGACAAGGACGAGCGGGAATCTATGCTTAGAAAGGCAATTATAGACTTAAAGGACACTTACGACTACATCTTAATCGATTGTGCACCATCACTAGGTTTACTAACCTTAAATGCCTTGACAGCAGCAGATTCAGTAATTATTCCTATTCAATGTGAATATTTCGCTCTCGAAGGTTTAGGGAAACTGTTAAATACCATCAAGAGTGTACAGAAAATACATAACAAGACGTTAGATATTGAAGGTTTGTTATTGACCATGTACGATTCTAGGCTGCGACTTTCTAACCAAGTAGTAGAAGAGGTTAAAAAACATTTTACCAATATGGTTTTTAAAACTATTATTCAGCGAAATGTAAAATTAGGTGAGGCCCCTAGTTACGGTGAGAGCATCATCAATTATGATGTTAGCAGCCGTGGTGCCGCAAACTATTTAAGTTTGGCCAAAGAAATTATAAATCTAAATGAAGACTGATGGCAAAAGCGACCAAGAAACAAGCATTAGGAAGAGGTCTTTCTGCTTTGCTCAATGACCCAGATTCTGATATAGTAACTGCAAAAGACAAAAATGCCGATAAGGTCATTGGCAATATTGTAGAATTGCACTTGGCAAATATTGAAATAAACCCATTTCAGCCTCGAACTAATTTTAATGAAGAAACCCTAAGAGAACTTTCTAGTTCTATCCGTGAGCTCGGTGTTATTCAACCGATTACGGTTAGGAAAATCGACTTCAATAAATTTCAACTTGTATCTGGGGAGAGAAGATTAAGAGCTTCCAAATTGGCAGGATTAGAAACCATTCCATCATATATCAGAATTGCCAATGATCAGGAGTCATTAGAAATGGCCTTGGTTGAAAATATTCAGAGACAAGATTTAGACCCAATCGAAATCGCGCTTTCTTATCAGAGACTTATCGATGAAATTAATCTCACACAAGAAGAGATGAGCGAACGAGTTGGTAAAAAACGTTCTACAATCGCTAATTACCTTCGACTTCTAAAATTAGACCCAATTATACAAACTGGTATGCGCGATGGATTTATCTCTATGGGGCATGGTAGAGCAATTATAACCATTGAAAACCAGGATTCTCAGCTTAATCTTTACGAACAGATTCTGTCTAAAAAACTGTCTGTAAGAGAGACAGAAGCCTTGGTAAAAGATTTTCAGAATAAAAAGAATGGGTGGGCAAAAGCTAAAGATGATCAGCCCGCTTACGTTGAAGCTGGTGAGAAGGAGTTTTCAGAATTCTTTGGCCATAAAATAAAAGTGAGGGTTTCTAAAAATGGGAAAGGCAGCATTACCATACCTTTTCATTCAGAACAAGATTTTCTTAGGCTCAAAAAATTAGTAGAGGGTGCTAAATAAGTCGTTATATACGCTATTTTTTATCTGTTCGATTTATCTCTCGAGCTACTCCCAAACCTCTACCGATAGCCTCGTGGTCGAACCTAGATCGGCAATTGAAGTTGATACTATTCCAAACGATATAGATCCTCTTTCGCCAGCCAAAGCCGCATTTTATTCGGCAGTATTACCAGGTCTTGGTCAAGCTTATAATAAAAAATATTGGAAAATTCCAATCGTACTTGGCGCTATAGGAACCGGTATTGCAATCTTTGACTTCAACAACAAACAACTTACCCGTTATCGCGATGCTTACAAAAGGAGATTAGCAGGTTTTACCGATGATGAATTTTACGGTGAAGACGCGGACGGTAATGCGCTTATCACTCCCAAGGTGACTTTAGATGGATTACAGAGGGCTCAAGAACGGGCCAGGCGCAACAAGGATGTATCACTTTTGGTAACCATTGGGATTTATGCCCTAAACATAGTGGATGCAAATGTGGATGCTCACTTATTACAATATAATGTTGACGAAAATCTTTCTTTTAGGCCTCATGTAAAATACAATCAGTTAGAGAATATGTCGGACTACGGATTAACCCTAAATTTTAATTTTTAAAATGAAAATAGGACTGCTCGGATACGGTAAAATGGGAAAGGAAATCGAGAAGATGGCCAGTCACAGAGGTCATGAAATCACATTGAAGGTGAATGATTCTAATGACAAAATTATCCTTGACGATGTTGATGTTGCAATTGACTTTAGTCTTCCTTCCGTCGCATTTAAAAATATTTCGGATTGCATAAATAATAAAACTCCAATAATTTCTGGAACAACAGGTTGGCTAGATAAATATGAAGAAATAGTTGAACTTTGTAAATGTAAAGGTGGTACATTCTTATATGCTTCAAATTTTAGTCTAGGCGTGAATATTTTTTTCAAGATAAATGAAGTTCTAGCAACTCTTATGAAGAATCACAATCAATATGAAGCTAGCATTGAAGAGATTCATCACACTCAAAAATTAGACGCTCCCAGCGGAACTGCTATTACCTTAGCGAAACAAATCATAGAAAATACAAACTATACTAATTGGACTTCTAACCGTCCTC
Encoded here:
- a CDS encoding dihydrodipicolinate reductase, which gives rise to MKIGLLGYGKMGKEIEKMASHRGHEITLKVNDSNDKIILDDVDVAIDFSLPSVAFKNISDCINNKTPIISGTTGWLDKYEEIVELCKCKGGTFLYASNFSLGVNIFFKINEVLATLMKNHNQYEASIEEIHHTQKLDAPSGTAITLAKQIIENTNYTNWTSNRPQPNELSIVSERINDVPGTHKIEYKSAVDTINIEHIAHNRSGFALGAVIAAEWIVDKKGIFTMKDVLNIA